CAGCCCCCGGCGGCCTCCCAGCCGGCGCCTCCTCCGACCAAACCGGCCGTCACCCGGGAAACCGCCCCCCGTCCGGCGGCCGTCGAAAGACCCAAAGCCGCAGCCCCCAAGCCGGCCGCCTCGGCCAAACTGTCGGCCGACCAGATCAACGATCTTTACAAGACCGGCGTCAAGCAGTATATGAACGAGGAATATGATAAGGCCGTCAAGACCTTCCAGCAGCTTTTAAAATCAGATCCCGGGCACGCCAAGGCCAAGGATTACCTGGCCAAGGCCAAGGACCGCCTGAAGAAGATCAAGGGCTGACAATACAGATATCAGTCATTTCGATTCACCGCAGGGATCCGATAATATCTGCATCGGTTCCTTGCGGTGAAATATATTTGAAACTCAAGCGGGGTGTTAAATATGAAACTGATGGTCAAACTAGCGATACTTTCTCTGGCTGTTACGATCCCGGGCTCATCCTTTATCATGGCCCAGGATGCCCCCTCCTTCAAAAAGGAGGAGTTCTACATGGATGCCGGCCAGCGCCTGCTGATAGAGGTGCACGTCTGGGGCGAGGTCAACAGCCCAGGCATGTACCGGGTGCCGGACGGCTCGACGGTGCTGGACCTTATGTCCCGGGCCGGCGGCCCCACCCAGTATGCCGCCCTCTCCCGGGTCAGGCTGTCGAGCCACGATGGAGCCAAACGGCTCAACCAGAAGATAAATATCGACAAATACCTTAACAGCACCAAGCAGGTTGCCATTCCGGCCCTGAAGCCCGGCGATACCGTGATGATCCCGCGCAACGCCCGGTTCTTCTGGAAGGACGCCATCGGCTTTGTGGCCGACCTGGCGGTGATCGCCAATGTCTATTATCTGATATCCCGCAATCGATAACCCAACCGATCCGGTCCCATCTTTCTA
The nucleotide sequence above comes from Candidatus Edwardsbacteria bacterium. Encoded proteins:
- a CDS encoding SLBB domain-containing protein, which produces MKLMVKLAILSLAVTIPGSSFIMAQDAPSFKKEEFYMDAGQRLLIEVHVWGEVNSPGMYRVPDGSTVLDLMSRAGGPTQYAALSRVRLSSHDGAKRLNQKINIDKYLNSTKQVAIPALKPGDTVMIPRNARFFWKDAIGFVADLAVIANVYYLISRNR